In one Saccharomyces eubayanus strain FM1318 chromosome VI, whole genome shotgun sequence genomic region, the following are encoded:
- the RPN12 gene encoding proteasome regulatory particle lid subunit RPN12, translated as MPSLAELTKSLSIAFENSDYATCEKLLPPIKIELIKNNLLIPDLSIQNDIYLNDLTITKKILEVGALANIYTFDFDVFDSYFNQLKPYYFSSDHKLSESDKKSKLISLYLLNLLAQNNTTKFHSELQFLDKHIKNLEDDSLLSYPIKLDRWLMEGSYQKAWDLLQSGSQNITEFDSFTDILKSAIRDEIAKNTELSYDFLPLSNIKALLFFNNEKETEKFALERNWSVTNSKVYFKNQPKEALDEEDEIMHXDGQKTKIIERAMDYAISIENIV; from the coding sequence ATGCCTTCGTTAGCCGAATTGACCAAGTCATTGAGCATAGCATTTGAAAACAGCGACTACGCCACGTGCGAGAAGCTGTTGCCCCCCATCAAGATCGAGCTCATCAAGAACAACCTTTTAATACCGGACCTGTCCATCCAGAATGATATCTACTTGAACGATCTGACGATCACGAAGAAGATCCTGGAAGTGGGCGCGCTCGCCAACATCTACACGTTTGACTTCGACGTTTTCGACAGCTACTTCAACCAATTGAAGCCTTATTACTTCAGTAGCGACCACAAACTGTCCGAATCGGATAAGAAGTCGAAGCTGATAAGTCTGTACCTGTTGAACCTGCTGGCCCAGAACAACACGACCAAGTTCCACTCGGAATTGCAGTTTCTAGACAAGCACATCAAGAACTTGGAGGATGACTCGCTCTTGTCGTACCCGATCAAGCTGGACAGATGGCTCATGGAGGGCTCGTACCAGAAGGCTTGGGATCTTTTGCAGTCTGGATCGCAGAACATAACGGAATTCGACTCCTTCACCgacattttgaaatcggCCATAAGAGACGAAATCGCCAAGAACACCGAGTTGTCGTACGACTTCCTCCCACTGTCCAACATAAAGGCCCTGttgttcttcaacaacgaaaaggaaaccGAGAAGTTCGCGCTGGAAAGAAACTGGTCCGTCACCAACTCGAAGGtctatttcaaaaaccaaCCAAAGGAAGCGcttgacgaagaagacgaaatcATGCACGRAGACGgccaaaagacaaagattATTGAAAGGGCAATGGACTACGCTATAAGTATCGAAAATATTGTGTAA